A window of Tautonia plasticadhaerens contains these coding sequences:
- a CDS encoding DUF1501 domain-containing protein: MFDRLQAPRGMSRRHFLGHLAATSLSLPAASFLGALRANAQQLRKTQKRCILLWMGGGPSQLDTWDLKPESPRNGGEFKPIDTSAPGVRISEHLPTVARQMHHLSIVRSLSTSEGNHDRGTYLMHTGYQPNPTVVHPSLGSVCSFELGSQLGDEFPLPHVVSINRPGESAGFLGMAHAPFVVNNPNGRIENLRPAVDAARMNRRIQMLGLVEDRFIGQNRGVAAKGHRDIYGKTLKMMNSSYTRAFKLDEEPDAVRDAYGRNGFGAGCLMARRLVQAGVTFAEVGLGGWDNHDDIFRTLREQRLPELDQGMGTLVADLARLGLLDDTLVVWMGEFGRTPRINQNGGRDHWPRSWSVVLGGAGIKGGQVVGATDPDGIDVVDRQVGVMDLIATMCTALGINVDTEYTTPLGRPMKIVDGGSAISELV, translated from the coding sequence ATGTTCGACCGCCTTCAGGCCCCTCGGGGCATGTCCCGCCGTCACTTCCTCGGGCACCTGGCCGCCACGTCGCTGAGCCTGCCCGCGGCCAGCTTCCTCGGCGCCCTTCGGGCCAACGCCCAGCAGCTCCGCAAGACCCAGAAGCGCTGCATCCTGCTCTGGATGGGGGGCGGGCCCAGCCAGCTCGACACCTGGGACCTGAAGCCCGAGAGCCCCCGCAACGGCGGCGAGTTCAAGCCGATCGACACCAGCGCCCCCGGCGTGAGGATCAGCGAGCACCTGCCGACCGTCGCCCGGCAGATGCACCACCTGAGCATCGTCCGGTCGCTCTCCACCAGCGAGGGGAACCACGACCGCGGCACCTACCTGATGCACACCGGCTACCAGCCGAACCCGACGGTGGTGCACCCGAGCCTCGGCTCGGTCTGCTCGTTCGAGCTGGGCTCCCAGCTCGGCGACGAATTTCCCCTCCCTCACGTCGTCTCGATCAACCGGCCCGGGGAGTCGGCCGGGTTCCTCGGCATGGCCCACGCCCCGTTCGTGGTGAACAACCCGAACGGCCGGATCGAGAACCTCCGCCCCGCCGTCGACGCCGCCCGGATGAACCGCCGGATCCAGATGCTCGGCCTGGTCGAGGACCGCTTCATCGGCCAGAACCGGGGCGTCGCCGCCAAGGGACATCGGGATATCTACGGCAAGACCCTGAAGATGATGAACTCTTCGTACACCCGGGCCTTCAAGCTCGACGAGGAGCCCGACGCCGTCCGGGACGCCTACGGCCGCAACGGCTTCGGCGCCGGCTGCCTGATGGCCCGCCGGCTGGTCCAGGCCGGGGTGACGTTCGCCGAGGTCGGCCTCGGGGGCTGGGACAACCACGACGACATCTTCCGGACCCTCCGGGAGCAACGGCTCCCCGAGCTGGACCAGGGCATGGGAACCCTCGTCGCCGACCTCGCGCGGCTCGGCCTGCTGGACGACACCCTGGTCGTCTGGATGGGAGAATTCGGCCGCACCCCCCGGATCAACCAGAACGGCGGCCGGGACCACTGGCCGAGGAGCTGGTCGGTGGTCCTCGGCGGCGCCGGGATCAAGGGCGGCCAGGTCGTCGGCGCCACCGACCCCGACGGCATCGACGTGGTCGACCGCCAGGTCGGCGTCATGGACCTGATCGCCACCATGTGCACCGCGCTGGGGATCAACGTCGACACCGAGTACACCACCCCGCTCGGCCGGCCCATGAAGATCGTCGACGGCGGCTCGGCGATCAGCGAGCTGGTTT
- a CDS encoding DUF1549 and DUF1553 domain-containing protein produces MTTSRLVRSMSPGGRLPASLAAALALGLGASSPADEGPADPPTSAVDRLVREGWEAAGVSPSSLAPDGEFLRRAYLDLVGRIPSLEEARGFLDGSDPGKRAKLVSYLLDHPDYARHFGNLWSVALIGRGDQGNSVDRPALRAWLRTQFAANKPWDEIARELITATGPNTAENGATNFAMAHLEFDAVPLTSVTTRVFLGQQIQCTQCHDHPSNDWKQADFWGINAFFRGVRTREVGRVGAGGAEETAYYELFDDPTDAFARFDRRDGTIRIAFPTYLDGRKISQGTDADRRKELGTFVTEPGNDQFARAFVNRMWGHLMGRGIVHPIDDFGDHNPPSNPELLDHLAADFEASGYDIKQLIRRITSSRAYHLSSVRTPDNERDETYFSHMALKPLTPEQLFESLLTATQAHQSGAGGDSDARRDRWLRQFTFTFSNDEVNEGTSFQGTIPQALMMMNGDLITEATSCTPGSFLKDLLDEARRRGASADFVVDRLYLAALSRPPSSTEAAAAQAMLRQGPDGVAVMEDIFWALLNSNEFVLNH; encoded by the coding sequence ATGACGACGAGCCGATTGGTGCGATCGATGTCCCCGGGCGGCCGCCTCCCGGCCTCGCTGGCGGCCGCGCTGGCGCTCGGGCTCGGCGCGTCGAGCCCGGCCGACGAGGGCCCGGCCGATCCCCCGACGTCCGCCGTCGACCGGCTGGTCCGGGAGGGCTGGGAGGCGGCCGGCGTCTCCCCCTCCTCGCTGGCCCCGGACGGCGAATTCCTGCGCCGGGCGTACCTCGACCTCGTGGGCCGGATCCCGTCCCTGGAGGAGGCCAGGGGCTTCCTCGACGGCTCGGATCCGGGCAAGCGGGCCAAACTCGTCTCCTACCTACTCGACCACCCCGACTACGCCCGGCACTTCGGCAACCTTTGGAGCGTCGCTCTTATCGGCCGGGGGGACCAGGGGAATTCGGTCGACCGGCCCGCGCTCCGGGCCTGGCTGCGGACGCAGTTCGCCGCCAACAAGCCCTGGGACGAGATCGCCCGGGAGCTGATCACCGCCACCGGCCCGAACACCGCCGAGAACGGCGCCACCAACTTCGCGATGGCCCACCTGGAGTTCGACGCCGTCCCGCTGACGTCGGTCACCACCCGGGTCTTCCTCGGCCAGCAGATCCAGTGCACCCAGTGCCACGACCACCCCTCGAACGACTGGAAGCAGGCCGACTTCTGGGGGATCAACGCCTTCTTCCGGGGCGTCCGCACCCGCGAGGTCGGCCGGGTCGGCGCCGGCGGGGCCGAGGAGACGGCCTATTACGAGCTGTTCGACGACCCGACCGACGCCTTCGCCCGCTTCGATCGCCGCGACGGCACCATCCGGATCGCCTTCCCCACCTACCTCGACGGCCGGAAGATCAGCCAGGGAACCGACGCCGACCGCCGCAAGGAGCTGGGGACCTTCGTCACCGAGCCGGGCAACGACCAGTTCGCGAGGGCCTTCGTCAACCGGATGTGGGGCCACCTGATGGGCCGTGGGATCGTCCACCCGATCGACGACTTCGGCGACCACAACCCGCCCAGCAACCCCGAGCTGCTCGACCACCTCGCCGCCGACTTCGAGGCGTCGGGCTATGACATCAAGCAGCTCATCCGCCGGATCACCTCCAGCCGGGCGTACCACCTCTCCAGCGTCCGGACCCCGGACAACGAGCGGGACGAGACGTATTTCAGCCACATGGCGCTGAAGCCCCTGACGCCGGAGCAACTGTTCGAGTCGCTGCTGACCGCCACCCAGGCCCATCAGTCCGGGGCCGGGGGGGACTCCGACGCCCGCCGGGACCGCTGGCTCCGCCAGTTCACCTTCACCTTCTCCAACGACGAGGTGAACGAGGGGACGAGCTTCCAGGGCACCATCCCCCAGGCCCTGATGATGATGAACGGCGACCTGATCACCGAGGCCACCAGTTGCACGCCGGGCAGCTTCCTGAAAGACTTGCTCGACGAGGCGAGGAGGCGGGGGGCCTCGGCCGACTTCGTCGTCGACCGGCTCTATCTCGCCGCCCTGAGCCGACCGCCGAGCAGCACGGAGGCCGCCGCCGCCCAGGCGATGCTGCGGCAGGGCCCGGACGGGGTCGCGGTCATGGAGGACATCTTCTGGGCGCTGCTGAATTCGAACGAATTCGTCCTGAACCATTGA
- a CDS encoding ABC transporter ATP-binding protein: protein MKNFARLVRFAWPYRGRFALSLGCAVMVALLWFSELGAVFPLLKILLGGENVQGWVSDQIELHETEADALRARLAELAVVRSHGDDGVPEAYVEGIKAAYQHAWNSYFEEVPEEFHATSVGKRPPIPAERHERYLELERAYRVAEARFDELGSASRLLEEGGPSALDRRGRSWRGELKGALRWESRFRIAAPLADRWLPEDNFRTLAVLLGIVMVGVAIKGVFMFGQEYLVANIMQLSIFDIRKRFFRRTLALDLGSFGQQGTADLMARFTSDLDSVSQGLVVLLSKVVREPLRILACLGGALWLNWRLTLLALVLVPVSAMTTVRVGKLMKRAIRRSLESMSNIYKILQETFQGIKLVKAYTMERRERRRFYLESKALYKKRVRVATIEAMSDPVLELLALSTVSIALMSGAYLVLRESTSLQLGPMRIQLASDPMTIEQLLTLYVMLAGVSDPLRKLSTVHSKIQRAAAASDRICSLMDREPVVIDRPGAVRMPRHRMRIDFEDVHFSYDDRATVLRGLDLEVRHGETIALVGPNGCGKSTLMNLLPRFYDVQRGTIRIDGRDLREVSLRSLRMQIGMVIQETILFEDSIANNISYGSPFASRSQIEEAARRAYAHQFIASMPEGYDTMIGERGAGLSGGQRQRIALARAMLRDPAILILDEATSAVDIQDEALIRRAIEEFSRGRTTFLITHNLGSLQFADRIVLMNEGRIEAVGTEAELSRGSDLFRRLIELQYHRESA, encoded by the coding sequence GAGCTGCACGAGACCGAGGCGGACGCGTTGCGCGCACGGCTGGCCGAGCTCGCGGTCGTCCGGAGCCACGGCGACGACGGGGTGCCCGAGGCGTACGTGGAGGGGATCAAGGCGGCGTATCAGCATGCCTGGAACAGCTACTTCGAGGAGGTCCCCGAGGAGTTCCACGCCACGTCCGTCGGCAAGCGCCCGCCGATCCCCGCGGAGCGGCACGAACGCTACCTGGAGCTGGAGCGCGCCTACCGGGTCGCCGAGGCACGCTTCGACGAGCTAGGGTCCGCCTCCCGTCTGCTCGAGGAAGGCGGCCCCTCTGCGCTCGACCGCCGGGGGCGATCCTGGCGCGGGGAGCTCAAGGGGGCCCTCCGCTGGGAGTCCCGCTTCCGAATCGCGGCGCCCCTGGCCGACCGCTGGCTCCCGGAGGACAACTTCCGGACGCTCGCCGTCCTGCTCGGGATCGTCATGGTCGGCGTGGCGATCAAGGGCGTCTTCATGTTCGGCCAGGAATACCTGGTGGCGAACATCATGCAGCTGTCGATCTTCGACATCCGCAAGCGGTTCTTCCGCCGGACGCTCGCCCTGGACCTCGGCAGCTTCGGCCAGCAGGGGACGGCCGACCTGATGGCCCGGTTCACCAGCGACCTCGACTCGGTGAGCCAGGGGCTCGTCGTGCTGCTGAGCAAGGTGGTCCGGGAGCCACTGCGGATCCTCGCCTGCCTCGGCGGGGCGCTCTGGCTGAACTGGCGGCTGACGTTGCTGGCGCTGGTGCTGGTGCCCGTCTCGGCGATGACCACCGTCCGCGTCGGCAAGCTGATGAAGCGGGCCATCCGGCGGTCCCTGGAGAGCATGTCGAACATCTACAAGATCCTCCAGGAGACGTTCCAGGGGATCAAGCTGGTCAAGGCCTACACGATGGAGCGCCGGGAGCGCCGGCGGTTCTACCTGGAGTCCAAGGCGCTCTACAAGAAGCGGGTGCGGGTGGCGACGATCGAGGCGATGAGCGACCCCGTGCTGGAGCTGCTGGCCCTGTCGACGGTGTCGATCGCCCTGATGTCGGGGGCGTACCTGGTGCTCCGGGAGTCGACCTCGCTGCAACTGGGGCCGATGCGGATCCAGCTGGCCTCGGACCCGATGACGATCGAGCAATTGTTGACCCTCTACGTCATGCTCGCCGGCGTCTCCGACCCGCTCCGGAAGCTCTCGACGGTGCACTCGAAGATCCAGCGGGCGGCGGCGGCCTCGGACCGCATCTGCTCGCTGATGGACCGGGAGCCGGTGGTGATCGACCGGCCGGGGGCCGTCCGGATGCCCCGGCACCGGATGCGGATCGACTTCGAGGACGTCCACTTCTCCTACGACGACCGGGCGACGGTCCTCCGGGGCCTGGACCTGGAGGTCCGGCACGGCGAGACGATCGCCCTGGTCGGCCCGAACGGCTGCGGCAAGTCGACCCTGATGAACCTGCTGCCCCGGTTCTACGACGTGCAACGGGGGACGATCCGGATCGACGGCCGCGACCTGCGGGAGGTCTCGCTGCGGAGCCTCCGGATGCAGATCGGCATGGTGATCCAGGAGACGATCCTCTTCGAGGACTCGATCGCCAACAACATCTCCTACGGCAGCCCGTTCGCCAGCCGCTCGCAGATCGAGGAGGCCGCCCGACGGGCCTACGCCCACCAGTTCATCGCGAGCATGCCCGAGGGCTACGACACGATGATCGGCGAGCGGGGCGCGGGCCTCTCCGGCGGCCAGCGGCAGCGGATCGCCCTGGCCCGGGCGATGCTCCGGGATCCGGCGATCCTCATCCTCGACGAGGCGACCAGCGCCGTCGACATCCAGGACGAGGCCCTGATCCGGAGGGCCATTGAGGAGTTCTCCCGGGGTCGGACCACCTTCCTGATCACCCACAACCTCGGCTCGCTCCAGTTCGCCGACCGGATCGTCCTGATGAACGAGGGGAGGATCGAGGCGGTCGGCACCGAGGCGGAGCTGAGCCGGGGCTCCGACCTGTTCCGACGCCTCATCGAGCTGCAATACCACCGGGAGAGCGCCTGA